From the Micromonospora echinospora genome, the window CGATGTTCTCCAGCCCGACCAGGGCGTACAGCGAGCCGATGTAGGTCTTGCTGGTCGCGGTGTACAGCTCCGGACCCAGCTCGTGGTAGTAGGTGAGCTTCTCGGCGCGCTTCGGCAGGTCCGCGACCAGCTTGGCGATGTCGTCCTTCATCCGCCGGGTCAGGTCGGTCGCCTCGTCGGCCTGCCCGGTGAGCTGGCCCAGCTCGCCGATCTGCCGGTAGGTGTCGTCCAGCGTCTGCGCCGCCGGCACGAGGTGCACCGGGATCTTCAACGCGGTGAGCTGGTCGACGATCTTGTTCCTGTCGTCGGAGAGCACGACGAGGTCCGGGGTCTTCGCGGAGATCGCCTCGGCGTTCGGCTGGAAGCCGGACAGGTCGGTCTTGGGTGCCTCCGGCGGGTGGTTCGACTGCTCGTCGACGGCGGTGACCTGCGGGCCCGCGCCGATGGCGAAGAGCATCTCGGTGGCGGCGGCGGAGAGCGAGACGATCTTCTCGGGTCGCTTCTCCAGGGTCAGTCCGCCCACCGTGACCGGGAACTGTCCCGCCGCGCCGCTCGCGCCGGGGGTCGGCTCGTCGTCGTCCGGGTCGGCGCAGGCACCGAGCGCGAGCGCGGTGACCGCGAGCGCCACGGTGAGGAGTCGAGGGGTGCGTCGTGTCATCTGGCCTCCTGTCGGTCGAGGAGTGTGCTTCGCCGACAGGGGCCACGGCCCGACCGCCCGCGAGGCGCCCTTCCTCGAGAGCGCGGGTCGCGACCCTCCGCAGGCGGCCTGGCTCGTCCTCCCGCCCGACTCGGGCCGGTGACCCGGCGGGGAGCGGCGCCCCGGCCCGGGAGGCCGGAACGCCCCCGGCCGGAGGGCCGGGGCGGAAGGCGTCACAGTTGCGGGACAGCGCCGGATTCTGACCGGCTTCGCTGCGGGTGGTCCGGGGGGAACGGTAGCGCAACACGGACGGTGAGGGCGGACCGGCGTGGCCGGCCCGCCCTCGACGTCCCTGGTCAGGCTGTTACGAGCAGTAGGTGCCCTGCTTGCCGATCGCCCGGTACGGGCAGTCGGCGTACTCGCTGAGCAGCAGGACCGCGTCCTTGTTCCGGGTGGTCTCCCGGGTGATCACCTCGTCCGGCGGGTAGAAGCCGCCGCTGAAGGCGTTGCGGGGGTACATCTCGA encodes:
- a CDS encoding ABC transporter substrate-binding protein; the protein is MTRRTPRLLTVALAVTALALGACADPDDDEPTPGASGAAGQFPVTVGGLTLEKRPEKIVSLSAAATEMLFAIGAGPQVTAVDEQSNHPPEAPKTDLSGFQPNAEAISAKTPDLVVLSDDRNKIVDQLTALKIPVHLVPAAQTLDDTYRQIGELGQLTGQADEATDLTRRMKDDIAKLVADLPKRAEKLTYYHELGPELYTATSKTYIGSLYALVGLENIADASDADGKSGGYPQLSQEVIVKADPDFIFLADTKCCQQSAQTVGARGGWGGITAVKNNQVVPLDDDIASRWGPRVVDLLRAIVDAVAKAPVA